A part of Papilio machaon chromosome 21, ilPapMach1.1, whole genome shotgun sequence genomic DNA contains:
- the LOC106712727 gene encoding glucose dehydrogenase [FAD, quinone]: MQMAITCDCPMSQPGPTLAAACGGGAFMLFMGLLEVFLRSQCDLEDPCGRAQYRRHMDSVYDFIVVGGGSSGSVVAARLSEVPHWRVLLLEAGFDEPTGSQVPSMFLNFIGSSIDWGYRTEPEPAACLGEDERRCYWPRGKVLGGTSAMNGMMYIRGSRKDYDAWAAAGIDGWSYDDVLPYFIKSEDNKQAGEMDAGYHGTGGPLTVSQFPYHPPLSYSIVKAGEELGYKSRDLNGEQHTGFAIAQTTNRNGSRLSVARAFLRPALKRPNLHVMLNATVTKVLINQKTRQAYAVEVRNSYGSMETIFANNEIILSAGAVASPQLLQLSGVGEPRVLARAGVPVVHSLPAVGRNLHNHVTHFLTFSLKDNNTAPLNWATAMEYLLFRDGLMSGTGISEVTAFINTKYADPAGDNPDIQLFFGGFLADCAKTGMVGESLGNGSRTIQIFPAVLHPKSRGHLEIASNDPFAHPKIYANYLTHPDDVKTLIEGIKFAIKLSETKALKKYGLKLNKTPVEGCEKFKFGCDAYWECAVRMQTGPENHQAGSCRMGPRGDPNAVVDHLLQVQGIDRLRVSDASVLPAVPSGNTNAACVMVGERAADFIKERWLSQAYPTGAGDVSNVLTASETRHAARPWAPDNDTVLTRRINNYYFIR, from the exons ATGCAGATGGCGATAACATGTGACTGTCCGATGTCACAGCCGGGGCCGACGCTGGCGGCGGCATGTGGGGGTGGCGCATTCATGCTCTTTATGGGCTTGCTCGAAGTTTTCCTCAGGAGCCAGTGCGATTTAGAAGACCCTTGTGGCAGAGCGCAG TATCGCCGGCACATGGACTCTGTGTACGACTTCATAGTGGTGGGTGGAGGGTCTTCAGGTTCAGTAGTAGCAGCCAGGCTGTCCGAGGTACCACACTGGAGGGTATTGCTCTTGGAAGCTG gttTCGACGAGCCAACTGGCAGTCAAGTGCCATCAATGTTCCTGAACTTTATCGGGTCCAGCATCGACTGGGGGTACCGCACGGAGCCCGAGCCCGCCGCCTGCCTCGGTGAGGACGAACGACGATGCTACTGGCCTAGAGGAAAG GTGCTAGGCGGCACGTCAGCTATGAACGGCATGATGTACATCCGCGGTTCACGCAAGGACTATGACGCGTGGGCTGCTGCAGGAATCGACGGTTGGTCGTACGATGACGTATTGCCCTACTTCATCAAGTCTGAGGATAACAAGCAGGCTGGAGAGATGGACGCCGGCTACCACGGTACTGGCGGACCGCTCACTGTATCGCAGTTCCCGTACCATCCGCCGCTAAGTTACAGTATTGTGAAGGCTGGTGAAGAATTAG GGTACAAATCCCGGGACTTGAATGGCGAACAGCACACAGGATTCGCGATCGCTCAGACCACAAACAGGAACGGGTCCCGACTGAGTGTGGCGCGCGCCTTCCTCCGCCCGGCGCTCAAACGTCCCAACCTGCACGTGATGCTCAACGCCACAGTCACTAAAGTTCTCATCAACCAGAAAACACGACAGGCGTATGCTGTTGAAGTTAGAAATAGTTACGGTTCTATGGAGACTATATTCGCtaacaatgaaattattttgag TGCGGGAGCAGTAGCATCACCACAGTTGCTCCAGCTGAGCGGTGTCGGGGAGCCGCGTGTGTTGGCACGAGCTGGTGTGCCAGTGGTACACTCGCTGCCCGCAGTCGGCCGCAACCTGCACAACCATGTCACACACTTCCTTACCTTTAGTCTCAAAGACAACAACACCGCGCCGCTCAACTGGGCCACCGCTATGGAATATCTGCTGTTCAGAGATGGACTTATGTCTGGCACTG GTATATCAGAAGTAACGGCATTCATAAACACAAAGTACGCGGACCCGGCGGGCGACAATCCTGATATCCAGCTATTCTTCGGCGGGTTCCTCGCAGACTGTGCTAAGACTGGCATGGTCGGTGAGAGCCTCGGCAACGGGTCCCGCACCATACAGATCTTCCCCGCAGTACTCCATCCCAAGAGTAGGGGACATTTAGAGATAGCTAGTAATGATCCCTTCGCCCATCCGAAGATTTATGCAAA CTACTTAACCCATCCTGATGACGTGAAAACATTAATCGAAGGTATAAAGTTCGCAATCAAGCTATCAGAGACGAAGGCCTTGAAAAAATACGGCTTAAAACTGAACAAGACTCCAGTTGAAGGCTGTGAAAAGTTCAAGTTCGGTTGTGACGCATACTGGGAATGTGCAGTGAGGATGCAGACTGGCCCTGAGAACCATCAGGCGGGGTCCTGTAGGATGGGGCCCAGGGGAGACCCTAATGCGGTTGTTGATCATCTACTGCAG GTGCAAGGTATCGACCGTCTGCGTGTGTCAGACGCCAGCGTGCTGCCAGCAGTGCCATCGGGCAACACTAACGCCGCTTGTGTGATGGTCGGCGAGCGCGCAGCTGACTTCATCAAGGAACGATGGCTCTCGCAA GCATACCCCACCGGCGCCGGCGATGTGTCAAACGTGTTGACAGCTAGCGAGACTCGGCACGCCGCGCGGCCCTGGGCGCCTGACAATGACACCGTGTTAACGCgtagaattaataattactattttattaggtAA